The genomic interval AAAGACGTATCTGGTATTTAAAGTGGCTCAACGATAAAAGTAGGATAACTTTCCTTCGCCCCCAGCTCAGCAACATTCAGTTTCAATGTGATAGTCAATACTGTAGGATAGTAACAGGTATTTCATGTGGCCGTATACTGGCTTTAAAATCCTGCCTAAGGATATGTGAGGGTTTATAACTGTGGAGTAGGCCTAAAGTGAGCTCCTAAGCAATTGAAGAGTGAAATCCAATAATCAGACAATGTGATCCTGTATAGAAATGTATGTAATGAATCTTACTATACTTAATATAATACAGCAATTATTTTTGCGCCAGTATTTGTTAGTAAATACCTAGAATATTGAGGTAAATTAATTTCATATTGCTTGTTTTGCTGAAAAATGACTCTGTGTCTCATTCAATGCCTTACAGCCTAGACTATAGCAACGGACAACATTACATTCACACAAACTGTATAAAAAGCTGCATTGATATGGGGTTTTATCCCTGTTTTGCATTACAATCTTATCCCACAAGGCCATCGTTCTTACAACCCTTGGCTCTTGCTGAGTTGCTTAAGTTACTTCTAATTGTGTGGGCTTTTCTATTCGGCACAGGGCTGAACTGTAATACAGAATTGTCTGCCTCCAAAAAGGCTGTCGGCTTGTATTACAGCAGATAACTTCCCTTTATTACAGCACTggttttcaaacctctcctcggggacccccagtcattccatgtatttgatctattccacagctagcacacctgattcaacttgtcaactaaccAGCCTTGAATAGGTAAATCAGGTGAGTTAGTTCTGGGCTACAATTAAATTGTGAAACGTCTGGTGGCCACCGAGGAGAGGTTAGAAACCCCTGGCCTGTACGCATCGTCTGATTGGGATCTTCACCGGTCTGTTCTTGTGAATGGAAACTCCATGTGATTCAGTGCACAGCCTCTCTTCCTGAAAATATATGTATCACTTCAAACTAATGTCTTCTGATGCCTTGAGTTGAAACACCTGAATCAATGCATGTCCTCCATTGTCTTGGCTAGACTGGAATGCTTGTTAAGGCTTGACATAGAAGTTGCCCCTGACCACAGATCTAAGATTTCCTTCCCTACCATCCTAGCCTTAACCATCAGGGATTAAACAACATCTGACCTTGGATCAGTTAGGGGTGACTATCTATTTCCCCTGTTATGAATGTTTGATCAGCCCTGATTGGTCGCCTCTTACAGAGTGGGCTCAACCCCTCAGTCAGAACCCACCCCTGGTGATACCCACAAGTCCTTGCTCAGCACATTTGAGACGGTGAGCCGGGTGTAAAAACTTTAAATGTCCCTTTACTGCCTCTTGTAAAAGTAGGAAAAATACTTTATATACAGACGTACACTTACACACTcagttcagacacacacacacacacacacacacacacacacacacacacacacacacacacacacacacacacacacacacacacacacacacacacacacacacacacacacacacacacacacactaagaacAACCACACTGCGCTCACACACTCTTTACACACGTACTCACACACTCTTTACACACGTACTCACACATTCCGATATAATTAGGTATATGCACTTGGTGCTAACAGCGTGAGGAGAGGTGTCTGCAGCGTGGGAGGCAGGGTGGCTGCGgggtcagcagcagcagcaaggcATCATGGTCGGTCTGGCGGTGAAGTGCTGGTTTTGCAAGCGTTTCAGAGCATTCCAGAACGTTCCAGAGCATTCCAGAGCATTCCAGAGTGTTCCAGAGCAGAGACGTGTAGCTACAGAGTTACATAtctgagtagaggaggaggaggaggaggaggaggagagctggCCTGGGACTGGGGCACTTCAGGCCGGTCAGGATGGTGTATACGTATCCTTTACTGAGCACGTCTTCTGGACTTCTTCACcctggagacagaaagagaggaataagACACTGATTAAAGGAGGATTCATGGGTGTAACTTCATTTTTCCGTGTGGCCATTTGACATCACCTGATTAGGAACAACTCTGGGCCCTAATGTCATTTTATGGTAAATACTTAGTACGGTGCTCATTGGTATATTGATGCTATGTTCTGCATCATGCAGGGTTTTGAAACATGCatccaatggtggaacaaactccctcacgacgccaggtcagcggagtcaatcaccaccttccggagacacctgaaaccccacctctttaaggaatacctaggataggataaagtaatccttctaacccccccccccttaaaagagttagatgcactattgtaaagtggttgttccactggatatcataaggtgaatgcaccaatttgtaagtcgctctggataagagcgtctgctaaatgacttaaatgtaaatgttagtaAAAAGGGTTCTTAAAGGGtactttggctgtccccataggataacattTTTGGTTCCACATGGAACCCTCTTTGGAAAGAGTCCTACATGCCCcctaaaaaaactaacaaaacaaaaacaaacaaaaaaacaaatgggtcctacatggaacccaaacgggttctacatggaatcaaacgggttctatctggaaccaaaactggttcttcaaagggttctcctatgggaacagccaaagaaccattttaggttctagattgcACCTTTTTCTCTAAGTGTGTAACATGTCACGTAGGCCTCCAGTATCTAGTTGTTTAATAATATAGTTTGTTTGTCTGGCAGACTGGACTTATAAACACGATGCAGTTCTACGAGAGCATATATACTCAAACCTTCATAAACAAGATCATCTGGATATGCATCGTCTTAGAAATATTTGTACACACAGTTTTTTTGGCTAGCTATTTCGAGCAAATGCAGTCTTTTGTAACTATGCCACATTGGGGACTAATCAGCAAGAAAATGCCTAATTTGTGGTAAAATGTTCCTCCATTATAGATTTATTTACTATAGGCGTTTTTAAGAGGCAGACATTTTGCATGGTTGGTGAAAATGATCACCAGACACTGTATGTGGGAAGTTTTTATAAGGAATGCACATTTAACACACATTTTAACTGCACAACCCATTTAGATTCATTataatattctgtatagtgtGCCTGTTATTGTTTATTGTAGTTTTTTACAGTTTACTCCTTGGGTGTAAAACTTAGTGGAATTGTTTTCCCTTAGTGGAATGAGTTTTACTATTTGTAGACAAATTAGTCCTGATCATTTTGTGAAAGTGCCTTCAATTTACACATATTTGTTTACTTatacacaaactactgtcttttAGCCATGAAATTAATGAAGTTAGTTCACTTGTGAAAATAACACCTGTTTATTTTTGCAAAAAGTTTTAGGTAaaaaatctgtaaaaaaaaaaaaaaactaacttTTTTGAAGTCATGAAATTCTACTACATCCCTGATTTCCCAGATACATTCTGATTGTTTACTGAAAGACCTGGAATGCTCTGAATGCCACGCTTAAATTATCAGAGGGATTGCAAGGAATGAGCAGAAAGCATTCTTTCCCAGTCTTTAATTCATATCTCAGTAGCCATCTGAGTAGCGAACACGCATAATGAGAAACAAACACCCAGAAATACCTGTCACTTTCATCTCTTTTAATGACACACACATACCAACAATTCTAATCAAACCGATAAATTAGCCATTTCACAATGCAAAGTGGACAAGTGGCTATAAAATGACACtaaactgttgttactgtacTTAAGCAGTTCCATTTCTCCCATTTCATTTGGATTTTGCAGATAAAAACAGGGGCGTATTTCATTCCATGTCTCTCACTGTTACCAGcgaactagcctggtcccagatctgcttgTGTTGTCTTGACAACTCCTATGGTTTGGCGTGACAATGAATGACCAtaagagttggcaagacagcacaagcagatgtgggaccaggctaccCTGCGATCAGCTCTTACTTGTCAAAGAGGGAAGTAAGGTTTCTCCTTACTTGTTAATGGCATTCTTCAGGTACGTCTGCAGCCATTTGGTCTCGGGGTTAATGCACACCTCCCTGTTGTTCTTCAGCTTGGCACTGTGAccgggagagggatggagtgggagagagagagaaagtgaattaGGCAGAGACTCATTTCAGTGTTCTCCGAGCATCCACTTTCTCTGTTTTCTTATCTGATTCAAGGATAGAATGATCTGGAAAAAGAAAGGGAACAAAAAAAAGCCGAGTCCAGTAAGTTCTCATGAACTGGCCCAGCGTCTTCTCGCTCTGGTGAACATCCAGGGATAGTGTGCTGTGTAGCTGTTATCAGTAACACACATACCTGATACGTGGGGTCAACTAGGGTCAACTGTGGCCGTGTTTCGGTCAAACTGTAATGAGACTCGTGGGCCTTGTAGTAGCGAGTTGAATAGTACGAGTTTTTATTACACTTCAATTATGTACATAGATAAATAAATATAGATCATTTCTAGGTTTCTTTTGAACTAATAATTCTGAATGCATCTATTTCAGTTTGACACATCTGTCTTTATCGACTCATGGGTCTCGTAGTAGTGAACTGAATAGTATGAGTGGCATAttttagtatacagtatgtaatcttatatatttgttttataaaaaataaaaaaattcaaatgGGTTACATTTGAGGTAATATTTTTGAAGTCATTATTTGCTGTTTGATACAGTTCTTATAGGTTACTTAAATCTAGTCTGTATAATTCATGTATCTGAAGATTGAAGAGACATCTGATGAACTCTGTATACTGTAATCTAAAAGTAAATCTGTTCCATCATTTTGATATAGTCTATCTGCTCATTCAGGGTcaaaataaacaaacacattAAGATGAATGAAGTTCCCTTTCCTTTAAACCaactactggactggactggacacacaaaacaaacatcaCTCAGTATGATATAAGGCTGCAAAGTCAACAGTAACATAATGGATCTTGAAAAATAAGTTATTTGACCAAAATTATATTTATCAAGCTTATTTATATGTCACTAATTTCCAGGGACATTTGCCAGTGAACAATCAACACGTTATTAAAATCCATAACATATTTTTTAAGAACAAACATATTATGAACAAGTTGTAAGGATCACAGTTATTAAAGCTTGTATTCACAACATATTTTAACCCACAAAACATGCTTAGCGCCAGTTGTAAGGATCACAATGCATTAAATCACATCAAGTCCCCCACCACATGCCACAGGGGAGaaatcccctctctctccttccacttAGACAGCTGTTGCAATGATAATAAAGCACGGTAACACTGATCTCTTTGTTAAGCCGGTGGTACTAACAATAAGGAGGTTTTGATGTCAGGCCATTTAGCCTGGGATTTACAGACTGTGCGGTGTATATGGGAGTAAGTGGTTCACCTGTAGCGGACTGTAGTGTGTTGATAGAGGGTCGACTTGAGAGAGGGACATTTGTCCCGAGATCGGACACCTCTGTGAGTGTTTCTGATCCATGAGCTTTAGGGGGAGacagggtagtgtgtgtgtgtgtgtgtgtgtgtgtgtgtgtgtgtgtgtgtgtgtgtgtgtgtgtgtgtgtgtgtgtgtgtgtgtgtgtgtgtgtgtgtgtgtgtgtgtgtgtgtgtgtgtgtgtgtgtgtgtgtgtgtgtgtgtgtgcgctctctcctctcctctcctccttccccaaacatatggatcTAACACCTCTGTGTCAAAAGGTCGTGTTTGAGAGTTAACAACTCATGTAGCGCCtcaccacctctcctccctccctccttctctccctccttctcttcctctcacaACCCTGTAAATTAAACAcattcctctccacctctctccttcatCACTCCTTTACCGCTTTTCTGATTCAATTTCACCTCCCCCAAACTCTCCATCCCTATTAAACACCAGCCTCTTCAATTGACCAAATGGCCCACCTACTACCCTTACCCCAATAAGATGAAAGAACAGCTCAAGTGCATCAAACCCCTTCAAATCCCCCCAAAACCAACATCCCAATTGTTTAGATAAATAAAAGCCGGTAACTGGATTCCCCGTTTGTTTAGGATAccaccttcctccctccctccaacccccATCCTGTCCTCTTTTATATATTTAGTGCAGCTAATCCATTTTACTGTTTTGATGTGTCTCCTGGTTTAGGTTTATCCctctaggctgtgtgtgtgtgtgtgtgtgtgtgtgtgtgtgtgtgtgtgtgtgtgtgtgtgtgtgtgtgtgtgtgtgtgtgtgtgtgtgtgtgtgtgtgtgtgtgtgtgtgtgtgtgtgtgtgtgtgtgtgtgtgtgtgtgtgtgtgtgtgtttgtgtgtctggacTATCTAGCGTCTGATTGACTCTGTTGGAATTCGGGGCTCTGGCAGTCTGGAGCTTCTAACCCAGTAGGTAGTAATTACTTCACAGCAAGCTAATGCCAACAAGCCGGAGGAGACAGGGGCGtgtatggagggatggagggggagaggggggtgtagTGTTACCCCTGTTGTCTTTCATCCAAGGACAATAGATATATCAGAAGAGATGCGagctctctgcccctctctcccctgctgctCAGTCATAAATAACTTTTGGATGGGGTTTGGAGGGAATAAGAGGGAAAAGTGGAAGCTTTTGGTGGCGTATGTGTGTTCCTTAATGCCTATGTGTGCAAATGTGTGTATCTCTTGATGATTGTGGGTCCTGACCAGATTTGTATCCTTACTGACCCCTTGCCATGAGTTAACCCCCTAATGCCCCCCCCTACCACCCCTTCCCAACCCCCCAAACCCCTCTGGCTTTTTGGCTCTGGCCACCTGGTTTCTATAGGTTACAAATAGGCAAAGCATTTTGGCTTAATGCGTTCCAGGCCATTTAAATTACACTAAATGTGGGCGGCTGGTGAGCGAAGGGAATAAAAGAAAGATGGATAGAGAGGGTCAGCTGCAACATAAAGGTCATCACGTTGACCCCTAATGATTGTTTCCTTAACAAGACTAAAATCCCCCCTAGAGCTACCTTGGAGAGAGACACTCCTCTGTcagcttcctctctcctctcctggccaTTTACCGTGTTGTTCTAATCTAAACATCTCTTTCCATTTGGGGAGAGCCATAGCAACTGCATCTCTTTTCTccactctctcgctttctctctctctctcactctctctcactctctctccactttctctctgtctttccctccacTGTGGTCCTCCAACTGCAATCATTAAAACCTCATAATATGGGACTGATGCTTAGCCGAATGGAATGGGAACCAAAGTTAAGCGCCATTAGAATCCACATGGGATCTTATTAACAGAGGGGTCTTACTGGGCTGAATCAGGCTATTCTGAACAGGCTTTGCCCTAGGAGATGactataggagttggcaagaccacACAAACAGATCTAGAACCAAGTTAGTTTAGCTGTAGCAGCTGACAATAGGAGTTggtaagacagcacaaacagatctggaaccaggctagtttATCCCTACTTGACTATACGTATCAGGCCAAGGTCCTTCTGGTTTCAGCCATGCAGGCTTGTGCTGTGTTAAAGCAAAGATGGTAGATAAACGAAGATGTCACATTTCCAGTCTGCTTAAGGGATGGCTCTCCCATAGGCACCAATGcattagcagctgggtctggtctgcttaGTTCAGTGACTATATATGAATAAGAAAAAAATGAGGGAGTGGGATGAGTCGCTTCCTCTTCCACCTCTGGTTAAACTACATTGCAGTGGTCCCGTAGAGTAACATGGACCGTGGCATTGACAGGTGTCTGTCCAGCCCTAAAACAAACACCTGATTCAACAAGTCACCGCCTTGACGATTAGttgatgagttgaatcaggtgcttCAGTGCTGTGCCCGGGAACCGAAGCTAACTCACACTCTCAACATGCAGCTGTCTCAGACCAGGGTTGCTTACCAATGCTTTACTGGGCCTAAATAGTTCTGCTTTATCTCCAGAAAAAGTCTGTCTAAATATAGTGAATAGCTTCCCCTTCTGTGAGCAGCAACACTGTGTGGGATGTCCAGTGTTGGCCACCATAGTACTTTCTTATCTGTGCAGTGTAGTGCAGAGCTGAGGAGAACATGGGGTTGTCTCCTACAAAACTTCCCTGTTACTCCCCAGACTTGTAGTGAAACCATTGACTTTTGGGAGAAGCAATACAGCGATCTAGTTGTTCTTATGAGCGGTGTGGACAGTTCTTCACATGACAAACTAAGGAACTTAGCTGTAAGTCTCCTAAAACACAACCCAAAATCAGGGTTAAAAAGCATCCCATAATGCACCAGCAGGTTACTCACATGACTTGGAAAGGGCAGTTGGGTGTGTGAAGGAACTTGAGCTCTCTGATGCTCCTCTGAGGGACGGTGTTGAGAGTGGAGCGACACCAGCACCTCTCTACCAGGCTGATGGGCTTCGCTGAAAACAACAACCACAAACATAGTAAGATACCGTACCAGGTACCAGGTACCGGACACTGAGAGCATGTGAGCTTAGACCATTTCTATGTCTTAAAACTAGAACAACCAAAGCTCACAGCGTGAGAGACAGTAATGTCTCAACACTAGCATTATGATAGTTAGAGCTGAACCAACCATATGAGACTCAACACCTCCAAAATGCAACAACTCACAATCATTGCAGGCAGGAAACTAGGAAGAATTTGTTCATTTCATATCAGAGTACTTGTTAGAACAAATATGTTTAATCTACTGTCTCTAAGCCCGACAATGCATGAGAAATATACAGAACATTTAGCTGACCTTAGTCCCAAACTAGGATGAATTTGTTCATTTCATATTAGAGCTTGTAAGAACAAACAAGGTAAAGTAGAAGACAGATTTCCGTTGCCGCTGGACATTGGGGATTAAATCCATTTTCACTGTACTCCATGACAGCAACAGCTCCTAAATCAATAGTCAGTGGTGTGTGAGATTGGTTTACGCAGTGTTACAACCAGGTCTCATaaatagcacacacacactcacacactctcaccaAACTTTGACCGTACACACTCAACACTACTCTACTTTTACCTGTTGTTAATCATCTTCACATTCACTGGGGTAAACTCCAGTATTTCTGTTAAACCGGTGTACAAAGCTGGGGGAAAAGTCCCTGACATTCAACTGGCCTGCTGAGCATGGCAGATAGCTACAGCTAAGTCCCTGACATTCAACTGGCCTGCTGAGCATGGCAGATAGCTACAGCTAAGTCCCTGACATTCAACTGGCCTGCTGAGCATGGCAGATAGCTACAGCTAAGTCCCTGACATTCAACTGGCCTGCTGAGCATGGCAGATAGCTACAGCTAAGTCCCTGACATTCAACTGGCCTGCTGAGCATGGCAGATAGCTACAGCTAAGTCCCTGACATTCAACTGGCCTGCTGAGCATGGCAGATAGCTACAGCTAAGTCCCTGACATTCAACTGGCCTGCTGAGCATGGCAGATAGCTACAGCTAAGTCCCTGACATTCAACTGGCCTGCTGAGCATGGCAGATAGCTACAGCTAAGTCCCTGACATTCAACTGGCCTGCTGAGCATGGCAGATAGCTACAGCTAAGTCCCTGACATTCAACTGGCCTGCTGAGCATGGCAGATAGCTACAGCTAAGTCCCTGACATTCAACTGGCCTGCTGAGCATGGCAGATAGCTACAGCTAAGTCCCTGACATTCAACTGGCCTGCTGAGCATGGCAGATAGCTACAGCTAAGTCCCTGACATTCAACTGGCCTGCTGAGCATGGCAGATAGCTACAGCTAAGTCCCTGACATTCAACTGGCCTGCTGAGCATGGCAGATAGCTACAGCTAAGTCCCTGACATTCAACTGGCCTGCTGAGCTTGGCAGATAGCTACAGCTAAGTCCCTGACATTCAACTGGCCTGCTGAGCATGGCAGATAGCTACAGCTAAGTCCCTGACATTCAACTGGCCTGCTGAGCATGGCAGATAGCTACAGCTAAGTCCCTGACATTCAACTGGCCTGCTGAGCATGGCAGATAGCTACAGCTAAGTCCCTGACATTCAACTGGCCTGCTGAGCATGGCTGGCAGATAGCTACAGCTAAGTCCCTGACATTCAACTGGCCTGCTGAGCATGGCAGATAGCTACAGCTAAGTCCCTGACATTCAACTGGCCTGCTGAGCCTGGCAGATAGCTACAGCTAAGTCCCTGACATTCAACTGGCCTGCTGAGCATGGCAGATAGCTACAGCTAAGTCCCTGACATTCAACTGGCCTGCTGAGCATGGCAGATAGCTACAGCTAAGTCCCTGACATTCAACTGGCCTGCTGAGCATGGCAGATAGCTACAGCTAAGTCCCTGACATTCAACTGGCCTGCTGAGCATGGCAGATAGCTACAGCTAAGTCCCTGACATTCAACTGGCCTGCTGAGCATGGCAGATAGCTACAGCTAAGTCCCTGACATTCAACTGGCCTGCTGAGCATGGCAGATAGCTACAGCTAAGTCCCTGACATTCAACTGGCCTGCTGAGCATGGCAGATAGCTACAGCTAAGTCCCTGACATTCAACTGGCCTGCTGAGCATGGCAGATAGCTACAGCTAAGTCCCTGACATTCAACTGGCCTGCTGAGCATGGCAGATAGCTACAGCTAAGTCCCTGACATTCAACTGGCCTGCTGAGCATGGCAGATAGCTACAGCTAAGTCCCTGACATTCAACTGGCCTGCTGAGCATGGCAGATAGCTACAGCTAAGTCCCTGACATTCAACTGGCCTGCTGAGCATGGCAGATTGCTACAGCTAAGTCCCTGACATTCAACTGGCCTGCTGAGCATGGCAGATAGCTACAGCTAAGTCCCTGACATTCAACTGGCCTGCTGAGCATGGCAGATAGCTACAGCTAAGTCCCTGACATTCAACTGGCCTGCTGAGCATGGCAGATAGCTACAGCTAAGTCCCTGACATTCAACTGGCCTGCTGAGCATGGCAGATAGCTACAGCTAAGTCCCTGACATTCAACTGGCCTGCTGAGCATGGCAGATTGCTACAGCTAAGTCCCTGACATTCAACTGGCCTGCTGAGCATGGCAGATAGCTACAGCTAAGTCCCTGACATTCAACTGGCCTGCTGAGCATGGCAGATAGCTACAGCTAAGTCCCTGACATTCAACTGGCCTGCTGAGCATGGCAGATAGCTACAGCTAAGTCCCTGACATTCAACTG from Salvelinus alpinus chromosome 2, SLU_Salpinus.1, whole genome shotgun sequence carries:
- the cxcl12b gene encoding chemokine (C-X-C motif) ligand 12b (stromal cell-derived factor 1) → MDVKVLAVLVLLAVALDVPPSTAKPISLVERCWCRSTLNTVPQRSIRELKFLHTPNCPFQVIAKLKNNREVCINPETKWLQTYLKNAINKVKKSRRRAQ